The Humulus lupulus chromosome 3, drHumLupu1.1, whole genome shotgun sequence genome window below encodes:
- the LOC133822829 gene encoding inorganic pyrophosphatase TTM2-like, translating into MGKDASAGDSNERKPGLLKDQIQLVKRKDSTRYEIVPIKDSLSFEKGFFIVIRACQLLAQHNEGIVLIGLAGPSGAGKTVFTEKILNFMPSIAVISMDNYNDASRIVDGNFDDPRLTDYDTLLQNVSDLKEGKEIQVPIYDFKSSSRIGHRTVEVPSSRIVIIEGIYALSERLRPLLDLRVSVTGGVHFDLVKRVIRDIQRAGQEPQEIIHQISETVYPMYKAFIEPDLQTAHIKITNKFNPFTGFQSPTYILKSAKKVTVDQIKTILSEDYTESTEQTYDIYLLPPGEDPESCQSYLRMRNKDGKYSLMFEEWVTDNPFVISPRITFEVSVRLLGGLMALGYTIATILKRNTHVFSSDKVCVKLDWLEQLDREYVQVQGKDRLVVRGVAEQLGLEGTYTPRTYIEQIQLEKLVNEVMALPEDLKTKLSLDEDLVSSPKEALFRASADRVAMRNKHLKSGMSQSYTAQGDKNISKLTGYAAKGQGYEERNSVPNSTLANQLSDQISSLNDRMDEFTNHIEELNSKLSQKKNSASQQNIALQAEACNGSAPTSYFMSRVGNGSMNGSLMPNSLSSSQLAKESPVLEEISSMARGQRQIIHQLDSISNLLREYTGEKTRQVRTKRKYITCDTESFAVPLVFTTLAVAGIGVLLFKGFFSRN; encoded by the exons ATGGGTAAAGATGCTTCTGCTGGTGATTCAAACGAGAGAAAGCCAGGCTTGTTAAAAGATCAAATCCAGTTGGTGAAGAGAAAGGATTCAACTCGTTATGAGATTGTTCCCATTAAAGATTCCCTATCCTTTGAGAAGGGTTTTTTTATTGTCATCCGTGCTTGTCAATTATTGGCTCAACACAATGAGGGCATAGTATTGATAGGGCTGGCAGGTCCTTCGGGAGCTGGGAAAACTGTATTCACAGAGAAGATACTCAATTTTATGCCCAGCATTGCAGTCATCTCAATGGACAACTACAATGATGCCAGTCGAATTGTTGATGGAAACTTTGATG ATCCACGGTTGACGGACTATGACACATTGCTTCAGAATGTCAGCGATCTAAAGGAAGGAAAAGAGATCCAGGTCCCAATATATGATTTCAAGTCTAGCTCCCGCATAGGACACAG GACAGTTGAAGTCCCTAGCTCTCGCATTGTTATCATTGAGGGAATCTATGCTTTGAGTGAAAGGTTGAGGCCTTTACTGGATCTTCGAGTATCAGTCACAGGTGGGGTTCACTTTGACCTTGTCAAAAGAGTTATACGGGATATACAACGAGCCGGCCAAGAACCTCAAGAAATTATTCATCAGATATCTGAGACA GTATATCCAATGTACAAGGCCTTCATTGAGCCAGATCTCCAAACAGCTCATATAAAGATTACTAATAAGTTTAATCCTTTTACTGGATTTCAGAGTCCCACTTATATATTGAAG TCAGCAAAGAAGGTGACAGTGGATCAAATCAAGACTATTCTTTCTGAAGATTATACTGAATCAACAGAGCAGACATATGATATATACCTTTTACCACCTGGGGAAGACCCGGAATCTTGCCAGTCGTATTTAAGGATGCGTAATAAAGATGGAAAGTATAGCCTGATGTTTGAG GAATGGGTGACAGACAATCCTTTTGTTATATCACCAAGAATAACTTTTGAGGTCAGTGTTCGGCTTCTTGGTGGACTAATGGCCTTGGGTTACACAATTGCAACTATCCTCAAGAGAAATACCCATGTATTTTCTAGTGATAAAGTGTGTGTAAAACTAGATTGGCTGGAACAACTAGATCGTGAGTACGTTCAG GTGCAAGGAAAAGATAGGTTGGTTGTAAGAGGTGTTGCTGAGCAGCTTGGTTTGGAGGGTACATACACTCCTCGGACTTATATTGAACAGATTCAATTGGAAAAGCTTGTGAATGAGGTCATG GCTTTGCCAGAGGATTTAAAGACAAAGCTCAGCCTAGATGAGGATCTGGTATCTAGCCCCAAAGAAGCACTTTTTAGAGCTTCTGCAGACAGGGTTGCCATGAGAAATAAGCATCTGAAGAG TGGCATGTCACAGTCATATACAGCACAAGGGGACAAGAACATTTCTAAGCTTACTGGATATGCTGCTAAGGGTCAAGGATATGAAGAGAGAAATTCAGTACCAAATTCAACACTAGCAAACCAA CTTTCAGACCAAATATCTTCACTGAATGATAGAATGGATGAGTTTACTAATCACATTGAAGAGCTGAATTCCAAGTTAAGTCAGAAGAAAAATTCTGCTAGCCAGCAAAACATAGCTCTCCAGGCTGAAGCATGCAATGGATCTGCTCCTACTTCCTACTTCATGTCTAGAGTAGGCAATGGTTCAATGAATGGATCTTTAATGCCTAATTCGTTATCTTCGTCTCAGTTGGCTAAAGAGTCCCCTGTTCTGGAAGAG ATATCAAGTATGGCAAGAGGACAGAGACAAATAATTCACCAGTTGGACAGTATCAGCAATCTTCTCCGCGAGTACACGGGAGAGAAGACTCGCCAAGTCCGAACTAAAAGGAAATACATAACATGTGATACCGAAAGTTTCGCAGTTCCTCTTGTTTTCACCACACTGGCAGTTGCGGGTATAGGAGTCCTCCTATTCAAAGGATTCTTTTCAcgaaattag